DNA sequence from the Cercospora beticola chromosome 8, complete sequence genome:
TCTCCTTACAGCCGATAACCGTTGCGTGCATGCATCGGCTCCAGCTTCCTTGAACACACTCGCTGCTTTGATTCCAATGACAGTGACACCATCGGCGCTCAACAAGTCAAGTACGAGCACCCTTGGACACAGTGGGCATGAAGGCAATGCAGTTGCGTGGCACTGACGGTTGCAGCTCTCCTCTGCTCACGGGCGAGAAACGCCTGTGAACCAATGAAGCATGGTGAGGAACGTGGTCGCTGTGAATGACCGTCGCCGTCGACCCCGAGATGAGTTCCGGAGGCCACGTCAATGCTATGCTCACCGCGCTGCCATTGAATTTTGCTTGATCAGTCCACACGACCAGACGCAGCCGGTGACTCTTCGACCAAATCGCAAGCGGTTCCAGGATAAGCTGTGAAGGTGGACCACGCGCTGAGACGTCCCTGCGAATTGGTGCACGGCGATCAAGATTTATCAGCGGGCTCTGCGGCGGCGACACACAGCGGTGGGGGTGGGGGCGGAGGGCTAAGCTAACATCTGGAGGAGATAGGAGTGTTCTGCAGTCGGTGTCATTGGCAAAGTCTTCTGCCAGTCACAAATCATGGACTGATCACAGCCGGGGTGGCAATTCCGAGAATCAGGAGCAACGTGAAGTACTAGTTTGTATGCAATGGTCACGTATGGCCTCCTTGATACGAGATGTTGTTTCAGGTGCGAACGGCTGTGGTGCCAAGCCTCAATGGCCCTGAGAAAGTGGGCTGCGCGGATTGGGAAGGTGTTCCGATATGACTCGAGATATGACTTTCTGCACCACTCTCAATCTGTGTCGCATGCACCATTTCGCTGAGACTTAGACAGTAACAGCCACTCATTCCAGGCAGTCACCGTCATCATGGCGGACTCCGCGAAGAAGACCATCTACATCGACGAGGAGATCGGCGAAGACGCCGCACAAACAGAGGGCACCGAGGCGAAGCCGTACAAGTCGCTACAATATGCCTACGTCCAGCACACCGACTCTGCTGAGTACTTggtgaagaaggcggaaAAGGATGAGGTTGCATCATACAAGCCGGCGGCAAAGGCTGCAATGAAGAAGGCAGTCAACTATGCAGAAACacaaaagaagaaggcagcgaaagagcaagagctaGCGATAAGGGAAAAAAAGCTCGAGGAAGAGCGGCAAAAGGTGTTGGAGGAGTCCAAGAAGATCGTCATCACTGAGGACAAGAACCTTCCAAAGGCCACCAAGATCCACTTGGGCGAAACTCGGCCAGAGGTTGTCAAGCTGGGAAGTGGAGAGCGCCCGAAGGAGGTGGACTACAGGGCACCAAACAGAGGGACACGAGTACGAGTGATGGGTCGCGTGCATCGCGTGCGTGATCAAAAACAGGTCTTGTTCATCACACTGCGGGACGGCCATGGATATCTGCAATGTGTGCTCACAGGAGATCTTGTCAAGACGTACGACGCGCTCACGTTGACTCGCGAATCCAGCGTAGAGATCACCGGTGAGATGTGGGAGGTACCGCCTGGAGCACATGCTCCGGACAACCGCGAGCTTCATGCCGATTACTGGAGAGTCATTGGCAAGGCGCCTGGTGGCGAGGATGCCATTACGAACGTGGTGCAAGCCAAAGGCGACCCACAGACATTGCTTGACAGACGGCATTTGGTACTCCGTGGAGAGCAGTCATCTGCGGTCATGTTCATTCGCGACGCCGTCGAGCACGCTTTCAACCTCAAATACCACGAACTCGGCTACGTCAAGGTGTCTCCTCCTGCATTGGTCCAGACACAGGTCGAAGGAGGCAGCACCTTGTTTGGCTTTGATTATTACCAGGAAAAGGCCTATCTGACGCAATCCTCGCAGCTGTACCTCGAGACAGCCATTCCATTCGCCGGCAACGTCTACTGCATCGAGAAATCGTTCCGTGCCGAGAAGTCGTTGACCCGCCGACACTTGTCCGAGTACACCCATGTTGAGGCTGAGCTTGACTTTATCACCTTCGATGATCTCCTGGAGCATCTTGAGGATGTCATTTGCGGCGTCATCGACATTGTATTGGACAACCCACGCTATGCCAAGATGATCAAGGAGCTCAACCCAGAATTCACCAAGCCCGAGCGCCCATTCAAGCGAATGAAGTACTCAGACGCCATTCAGTGGCTCATCGAACACGAGATTCCAAACGAGGACGGAGAGCCTCACAAATTCGGTGACGACATTGCCGAAGCCGCGGAACGCAGGATGACGGATATCATCAACAAGCCCATCTTCCTTACGCACTTCCCGGTTGAGATCAAAGCGTTCTACATGCAAAAGGATCCCGAAGACAAGCGGGTTACCGAATCTGTCGACTGCTTGATGCCAGGCGTCGGAGAGATCGTCGGAGGGTAAGCACATCTCCACACTAATCTTTACCTCTTCCGCTAACATCTTCTCTTCTAGTTCCATGCGCATGTGGGACTACGACGAGCTCATGGACGCCTACAAGCGCGAAGGCATCTCCCCAGACGCATACTACTGGTACACCGACCAGCGCCGCTACGGCACTTCTCCTCACGGCGGCTACGGTCTAGGACTCGAACGTTTCCTCGCCTGGCTTTGCAAACAGCACACCGTCCGCGACACATGCTTGTACCCGCGTTACATGGGCCGTTGCAAGCCCTAGACAACGCATGCTGCTACAAATTAAGGTTCTTCGAGCCATCTTTCTCATTCCAGGGATGGACGGTGAAGCTTTCTTGGCTGATACTTGAGTCCTGATGCCTGGTCTGGTCTGGTCTGGCCTCCAAACTCTATACCCCTGACGATCAGTGCGCTTTGAGAATGTTCGTGATCATGGGATTTAAGCTTGTTTTGTGGAACAAGCAAGTCGAAGAGAACATCATACTAATCAGCTTATGGGACCGTTCGACTTCACCCGATGTCTATGTTCGGCAGTTCACCCTTTCCGGATCAGGATGAGCTTCGGATCTCTCTTGAGAATGTACTGAACTTTTTCGATAAGCTGATTCTGATGTGATTCTGACGCAACGCAAAGATTCTGTGTCCGGTGACAGTGATGGCGCAGACGAGGATATTCGAGCCGGATACAATCAGAGCGAGCTAGCAACGATACATGCAGCAGCACATACTGTAGAACAAATTAACTTGAAGCAAGACAATTCACACGTCGAGACGATTCGTAGAGAAGTGATGAAAACCCATTGTTGTTTGTTCTTCACACCATGATCCCATTCGCAATGCTTCATATATCAGACACTTACACAGATACAGAGAGACACAAGCAGAAAACTTCTCACGCTGGAGGCCTCAAGCCAGCTTTCCTCTCCGGCCTCAGGGTTCCATCTCGAAACTCCTTGCCGCTTCTCCCATAGCCAATACTTGCTGGAAAGACCAGACACAAATGCAAAACGAGGACCCATCAACCGTCTCATGTGACTGGGGACAGCGATATAATTTCGTCTAGTAGTGCACAGCCTTTCCATGTGTCGCCATCGCAGCCTCCTTGAACGCCTCCGCAAGCGTAGGGTGAGCGTGACATGTTCGGGCAACGTCCTCTGAGCTGGCACCATACTCCAACGCCAATGTCCCCTCGGCGATCATCTCTCCCGCATTCGGCCCGACAATGTGAATACCCAAGATGCGGTCCGTCTCGGCGTCTGCCAAGAATTTTACGAGGCCATCAGTGTCGAGGTTTGTCTTCGCGCGAGAGTTGGCGCTGAAGGGGAAAGTGCCGACTTTGTAGTTGACTTTGGCCTCTTTGAGCTCGGCTTCGTTTTGTCCGACCCAGGCGACTTCGGGGTGAGTGTACATGACAGATGGGATGGCGTTGTAGTTGACGTGGCCGTAGTTTTTGGTGATGAATTCGATGGCTGCGACGgcttcctcctcagccttgtGGGCAAGCATGGGTCCGAATGTGCAGTCGCCGATGACGCGGATATGTGGGATCTTGGTGCGGTACTCGCTGTCGATGACCAGGCGGCCACGGTTGTCGGTCTCGAGGCCAATGCTTTCGAGGTTCAGGCCAGAAGTGTATGGGCGACGGCCGATGGCCACGAGGACCACGTCGGCGTCAAGTGTCTCCTCCTTTCCACCCTTGGCAGCCTCTGTCTTGATCTTGATGATGTCCGAGCTGTCGTCTCCCTCAACGACCTTGGTGTTGAGCTTGAACTTCAGGCCCTGCTTGGCGAGAGTCTTCTGAATGTTCTTGCTGATCTCGGTGTCCATACCTGGGCCACCAATCTGGCCCAAGAATTCCACCACAGTAACCTCCGAGCCCAATCTTGACCAGACAGATGCCATTTCCAGACCAATGATACCACCACCGATCACGACCATCTTCTTTGGCACCTCCTGCAGCGCAATAGCGCCTGTCGATGTAATGACGCGCTTCTCATCAATGGTCAAGCCAGGGAAAGGTGTGCTCTCAGATCCAGTCGCAATGATGATGTTCTTCGCCCGCACGCTTGTCTCGCCACCGTCGACCAGGTTGACAGCCACAGTGTGCTCGTCCGCGAAGGCGCCAGTTCCCTTGATGTACTCCACTCCATTCTTCTTGAACAGGTATTCGATACCCTTTGTCAAGCCGGACACGGAagtctccttcgccttcatcATCTGCGCCAAGTTGAGCTTGACATCGCCGACCTCGATACCGCGGTTCTTCGTGTCGTGGAGGATCTGGTGGTAGAGATGCGAGTTGTTGAGGAGAGATTTTGAGGGAATGCAGCCCACGTTGAGACATGTCCCGCCGAGAGCTCCGCGCTTTTCTATGCATGCAACCTGTACAATCCGAGTTGTCAGAGGATGACACTCCGCATCCAGTCGGTGCTATATGCTTACCTTCAGACCTTCTTGGCCGGCCTTGATGGCGGCAACATATCCCGCAACGCCACcaccgatgatgacgaggtcCTTCTCCTCTGTATAGTGTCAGCTCCCATGGCCACAGCGCTCTTGATGCCAAGATCTCTCGTACCAGCAGGTGTGGCATATCCTCTCCGTTGTAATAATTGTGACTGCAGCAAGGATGTGCTTTGCGGCGATACTCGTAGGGCTGAGCTTTGGGTGGCAGTTCGGAGGGCAGCGCGCATGGGCGCACGGGGCAGCACGGCCTTGAACATGATTGCGCCGGAGACAACAGAAGACGGCGGCGGagagaggcggcggaggggtGGTGTGaggtggtgtggtggtgatgttgtcgtTGAGTCTTGAAAGTGTTTGGATGTCGAGAGCTTCTCGCCAACCGGAGCAAAGCGAAAGCGATTGGGGAAGGACATGCCGGTCGGCGGCTCTCCTCCGAAAGCCTCCGTCCTCACTGCCTTCCTCCAAGGCCGCTCCTATCCGATAGCTACATACACATCGCCTCACCATCAAAGACATCACCATTTCATTTCGACCCGTGCATTACTTCACCGCGTTCAGTCGTACACTATCTCAGCGTGGCCGGTTACAATGCCATCACAGAGCGCCCGCACCTCCAACGATCCGCTCTTGGCTCCGAAATCGACCTGGATCTCGAACGCCAGATTGTAATACCGGCTGCCAAAGAACCCAAATTCGCGCTTCGTGGGCAGCTTAAAGACGTTGATGCTGCTGAAATCGATGTGAATGTTGCCGACCGACTCAAGGACTACTGGCGCGTCAGCAGGTATTTCGACTTGGACACGCGTCAAACACACCTGAATAGTCGAATCGATGCGGTGCGGTAtctttgctgcagctgtaAAGTTGCCAGTCTGCCGTCATATTTGTCTCTTTGACCCTATTCGCGAGATTGACAAAATGCGAGCGAGAGGTTGATTCGGTGATCACATCTCCCTGATCTTCGTCAGCCTGGGCCTATGTGCCTCCTCCATTACTGACCTTTGCCGCAAGCCAAAGCATTTGGTTTTTACACATTTTAATGCCATCGTACGGATCGATGAAGGCGTCTTCAGCGGGATCTATTCCTGCCTGGAAAGGTCGGCTGATCAAGAAGCCATAGTGGCGTCGGCATCGTCTTTTGCGAGGTGCTATGCCAACCAGACCGCGCAATGCGGCCCCTCTCACAATAGCGGCTTGCCTTGTACGTCGCAAGTAAGTCAAACTGAGCTCTGATACGAACACGAACATTACTCACGGGTGTTCAGGACAGAACGCGCGTATCTTGAAGCCTTCGCACCAAGACTTCAGCCGCGAAAAGAGATAATTCGAATCTCCGAAGCCTCCTACCAACACGACTCGCTGCGGATGAGGTGAGCTGAGTGCTTGAAAATCATAATCCTTGGGCCCACTTACGTCTAGCTTGTTTCCATTCTTCTCAATATCTCGTTTTTGCGCCTCAACGAGCTTGATGACCTCTCCGACCGTAGGCTCGAACACAGTTCTCAGGTCGTCTCTGCCGAAATGTCAGCACAAGTGGCTTTATGTTCAGGGGATGTTGCAGACTTCGTCAACCGGACCAtgccctcctcctcatcatacCACTTCGACTCGGCGACGCCTTTCAGATTCAGTGGGCCCAAGGTATGCGTTCGGTCGTCTCCGACATCACCAAATTGGCGCTTGACAATTTCCCACTTGTTCATAAAGTTACTCCCGGGTCCCTTGCGATGAACGCCGATGCTGTCCCATGCGTCGCCAAAGCGATTACTCATGAGTCGTTGCAGGCTACGGTCGATAGAGGTGGCGCCACATTTACCACCAATACCAACACAGACCTCAGAAAACATGGGAGTCGGCTCTACTTGGTCAATCGTATAGCTGGTTATGTCCACCGTTCCACCTGCAGAAATGACGAGTCAGCTTGCACCAGAATCGCAGTGAGCCTCATACGCACCTCCACAGTCGCAGATTAAAATGGTTTCGCCTATCTAAAATATGTCAACTCAAACAAAGTAGCTTCGCATGCGCTACAACATACCTGGGGCTTGTTCAGGGCGTCTGGTCGCACAATGTTCTTGAGAACAGCCACAGCCGCTGCTTCTGGCTCCGGAATCAGGCTAATCGAGTCGCCCGGTCGAGAACCAAACCCAGCCTCCTTCGCAGCAGCCTTTGTAGCATTCTGGGCTTGGTCGGACCATACCGCGGGGACAGTCAGCCAGCAATCCATTGGAGTTGAATCGAAAATTCCCTTCCCAAACTCTCGGATCAATTTGTTCTCCATGTGCGCATACAAGCCCTTTAGGAAATCCGCTGCTACGCCTTGCGCATCTCGATTGTCCGGCAGGCGCAGACGGCCCTCGTCGATCGCGGCACGAATGCTGGGATCATCATACTGCGAACTCTTCGTCTCAGAGTCCAGCAGAAGCTTTGTCCAAGAACATGAGATCATGCCCGGCTCCACCTGGTATCCCCACAGATTGTGATTCAGAGCGGCTTTGCGATTCTCGGAAGCATATGCAATTCGAGTCGGAGTCTTCCACTCTCCATCCTTGCCAGGCCACGTCCTGATAACGTGGATGTCTTCCAGGCTTGCTTTATCCGTTGTTACGAAGCTCACACCTGTCTGCCGTCAGTCTCAGCTTGCAATGCCAACCCCTGAGTGCCGTGCACTTGCCGGAATAAGTCGTTCCATAGTCGACCCCGACGATAAGTCTATGGCGTGTCATGTTGTCTAGGGCGTTATTTGGGCATTCGGCGTGGTAAAGGTGGGACTAAGAAATTCGAGAGGATACCGATACCGCGATGTTACAGAACTTCGATTGAGTGCTTGCAGATCGTCAAACTGGGTCACGCTACTCACACGCAGCGTCGCCTCGAGTTGGTGGCTTCTAAGCTCGAAGGGCTGAACAACCACAATTAGCGCACTTCCCAGCGCAGGCTTGTTGCTATGCTTTGCAGGTGCCACAACAGATTTCGGGTCCGCTTGCGAGCTTGCTCGATTCCTGCGGATTGCAGGAAGGATGCATGGCCACGCAAGCCATGCGAACTGCTGCATCTGCGCTGCCAAATTGTGTGGCTCGCGTATTAGCACGCCTTCAATCTTGAGGCTGCACGATTCTATCAGCAACATCACGCACTCTGTACAGCAATCGATCAAGATGTTCTTCTCTGGTACGAAAGAGAAGATTAAGAAGGCAACGGGAAACCTGAATCCTCCACACGATGAGCAATATGATGGAAGACGGCATCAGTCTAAAAGCCATCACAATGTTAGTCTGCTGCAACGATGGATGGGCACTTCATGACGTTCGGAATAGAAGTATTCAGCATCCACCAATTCGCAAGATCTATCTACGAGCCCGGGAGGGTACTCACAACCGGGCGCTGATGCAGACTGTGCTCTTCCGACATGGCCGCCAACTTCGAGAAAAGACGCCAGTGGACCAAACAAGCTCCAGCGACACCCTCAATCCTATCAACAACATGGCATGTCATCTTCAGGCTACGGTCGCTCTATCAATATGCAACACCAATTGTCGTGCTACCAGGTCAGTCAGATCAACTGCTATGCAACCTTATAATGACAGATGGGAATCCTAGGATCACGAGTACCATCAAGCCGACCCTCGCGAAGTGATCGAAAACTTACAGGAGATATTGAGAGGTAGACACCAGGAGATTGATGCCCTCAACACCAAGACTGCCGCGCTTGTACGCGAGAATGAGAAACTTGGAGaggagcttctgctgctgcaggagAAATCTTTCAGCTCCATGACTGATGCAAGGTTGATGCCACCTGATATCAATTCTATCAACGCCGAGATCACGAATGTTCGCGAGATGATAGGGAACTTCGCAAAAACATATGCTGCAGAATCGCTTGCAAGCATTGCGGGCGAAAGTGGAGATGCTCAGCTGGCCTTCAGATCCTCACTTCAGCATGTGGTACGCTTCGGCGGAGATGGACCCAAAGCTGTCATCGAACTTTCGAAGATCAAACACGCACCTCGACTGCTTCTGGCTGCCTTCATCTCGCACCGCATACACAAGGACATCTTGACcaagcccttcttcttccttgacGACGGGCTCGACCAAAGGTTTGAGGCGCTACGTCCGAAGCCGAAGTATGATATTCTGAAGCAACGACCAAACTCTTCTGTGTCGCTGAACAAGATCTTCGAAGAGATCATGACttgttcgtcttcttcgatctCTGAGTTTGCAGCTTGGTGCTAATTTCGCCTAGATGACGTTCAGCAAGCGCACAAATGGCGTTCTGACACTTTACGTCTCCTGCATCCGAAACATCTCGATACTGAAAGCGCAAAGGCGCGCTTCCAAAGGTCCCATGCTGCAATAGACACAGTGGCCAAGCATTACGCTCAAATTCTTGATGAAGATATGATCATCAATCTTTTACGCCCTATGGAAACCCCCGTTCACTCACAGTTCCTGCTCGAACTCACGCAAATCTACATTACCACTGGCCGGCTCTCCGTCCGACTCTGGTCACAACGCCCTGCAATTGCATGTCGTTTCCTACCACAACTCGCTCATACACCATTCGACATTTCGTCTAGTATCCTACAGGCTCACGCGTTGTACAAGCTCGACGATCCTGAGGATCACAGTTTGGATGGAAAATTGACAAAGATCTTGGTGCATCCTGCAATGTTGACATGTGGGACCCATGAGGCTGAGCATTACGATAGGCAGCAGGTCTTGGCGAGGGCGGTGGTGTGGTTGGAGGGATGATGTTCGATACTGCAGACAATGAGGCTATACTGACGTTATGTTTATGTGTTGTGACTAGAGCGTTGATGGTGGTCAGATCATACAAGGCTACAATGCGTTGTCTGCGGAATCGCTTGCATGATAACCTCACAGCCTTACAGGATCGAGCTTTCAGCTCGCTTACGATGCGTTGAACTCCAACCGACACAAGCTGGCGATTGCTTTGGGTAGGTATCACAGCATAACGAGGGGCGATACGGCCGTATTACTTGCGCTCAGGCAGAATCCAACTCATCTTGGAAATTGCAATAGACGCATGAACATCCTTGCTGCACGCCACGAACCGTAACCGAAGAAGCTTTTCGGAAGCTCAGCGACAAGAATGGCATCACGGAACACATAGACTTACGCCTCGATCTGCAGCCTTTGCATGCCATGGTCCGGTGATGATTCTACGCGATATTGCAACCAGGTGTAGACCGCAGCACGCTGAGGAAATGCTCAGCTTACTCCTGAAGGACGTGCTCGGAACACATGCAAGAAGCTATGCGGTGCGACAGCTACGTACATGTTGGTATCTCAGAGGGCGCCATGACTGCACACAGGAATCGACACAAATCTTTGTTCATGCAAAGCATCTCCGCTGAAATGTGAACAGGGAACACGACAGGCTCGCATCGCAATCACCAGATTTGGGAGTACTGAGCCGCCTTTAGGCAGCGCCCTGGAGGTTATATATCGAGATCGAAACAGTCTTGGACAGATAGTCTTCCATCTCCGTCGCGATCGGACAACAGTAATCATGGTATCTGGATCAAAGGCCCCAATCCGCATTGCGGTCATGGGCGTCACAGGCTCTGGGAAGAGCACATTTATCCAGCGAGCAAGCCAAGCAGATGTTGGGATCGGGCACAGTCTCTCTTCCTGTACGTTCCCTTCATTGTCACTGGCTATTTCTGCCATTGTCAACTGATAACGAATACAGACACTGCCGACGTTGCACCATACGACTTCGAGCTTGACGGACATCAAGTGACATTGATCGACACACCTGGGTTCAATGATACAGTCCGCAGTGAGGCAGAAGTTCTGACGGCAATCGCGAACTATATGGACTTCACCTATCGCAACCCACCACATCTCAAACTCAACGGTATCATCTATTTGCAGTCGATCCAGGATCCACGAATGTATGGCTCTTCACTCCGCAACTTGAAGATGTTCAAGGATCTGTGCGGAGAATCGCCAATGAAGAATGTGGTGCTTGTCACAAACCGATGGGAAGATGCCCGCGTCACCGGACAAGAACAACAAGCCCGCGACAAAGAAGTCGAGCTTCGTACCAGGACCGAGTTCTGGCAGCCTCTTCTCAAACGTGGCGCTCAGATGATGCGATGCGAAGACTCGCACGAATCTGCCCTCACCATCGTCCGTCGCTTCATCAACAACCGTCCCGAAGTCCTCCAGATCCAAACCGAACTGGTCGAGCAATCCAAACCCCTCATCGAAACCAAAGCCGGCACGACCGTGAACGAAGAAGCTCTCCGCGTGGAAAAGAAATACCAAGCCGAACTCGACCAGATCCGCAAAGAAATGGACGAAGCCCGCGCAGCCGCAGACCTCGAAGTCCAAGAAGCACTCGAACTCTCCAAGAAAGAATACGAACGCAAATTAGACAAAGTTCGCGACGAGCAAGAGCTTCTTCGCTACGAACGAAGGAATGAGAGCAGGAGAATGCAAAGTGAAATGGACGATTTGAAAGCTGCGTATGAACGCGAACTAGGTAAACATAAATTGGATTTTGAGGATACGGTCAGGACGTTGCTGGCTAATCAGGATCGTCTTAGAGAGGAGCAGAGGAGGGTTGTGACGGCGGAGATTgaggcgatgaagaagaagccgaaggatAAGAGGAGTGGGACGGCGTTGGTGGTGGGGTTGGTTAAGACTGTGGGAAGCGTGGCACTGAGCTCGATGGGGATTCCGATGGGGTTGATTGCGCCGGTTTTCGCATTCTTGACTGGTGGTGGGTCGGGTGGTGAATACTGAGAGTGATATCACTGTAGAACGTGGACTATACGCGAGGACTTCCAAGGATATGAAAGCCGGCTTCCGTGAACAAACGGCTGGTGGGACTTCATTTCAGTAGAATCGTGTGTACTGTTGACCCTTGGAGATGGTGAAGTGAAGATCCGTACGGCGTCTGACACAAAGGTCCATGGACCATTTTCTGTCGGCGGACATGTACTATCTGAAGAGCCTGGCATACTACGCTTATGAAGATATGCATGGTGGATACGGAAGTGAAATGACCGCACCTCCTTCTCTCATGCCAACTCGTGAGAGGTCCCAAATTTCCCTCGCAGGCCATACCTTCTGCTGGACGTATTAGCTGCGGATGCTTTCGCACTTTCGTAGCAATTGCCTCTTAAACTTTGTCGGGTCCCCGAATTGTTGCATGCGTTTCTTGAGGCGTGTCGTCTGGTTTCAcatctagtagatataatgCGTAGGTTGACAACGTATTCGGGAAGGACTATTCGAGCGACCTAAAGCTTCGGGCTAGCTAAAAATCGCCTTAAACAAGAAACACGACAAGAAACTGTACTTTTAAGTATAACAAACTGCGCGATTTTAAGACTAAATTTGCGCGATTCTTAGCAAGTTTCGAAGTAACGAACTATCTTCGACTATTAGCTATGCCTCTATTTACGTAGGATACGGTATAGGTATATGTCGCTATCGCTATTCCGATACTAGTTCTCGAGGTCGACGACGAAAAGGCAGCCTAAGGCCGATGCCTCGGCGTTACGTAACAGAGTTAGTATTTACAAAAGTAACTTTGTCGACCTATACTACGTTGCAAAGGACGACAAGAAAGGCAGGGTTACGACGAGGATTCGAGCGACAAAGAGGTTAGTTTGTCGTTGCGTTTCGTTATTAGAGGCTTTTCAGGCTGGCCCGAAGCTTTAGGTCGCTCGAACAGATGCAaactctttcttttcttcggGCCCTGTCTCGTCTCCTTCGTTCAAGATGGCGGATCAGGGTCTTTCGGACAGAGTTCACATTCTGCCACCTGCTGCCTCTTGTGCAGAGCGGTCATAGCGGTTATTGTTTCCACTCGACAGTGCGGGCTCTGATTGCGCCGTGTTCGCCTCAGAGCTGAAACAGAGTCGAGCTCCAGATACAAAATGTTTTCCAACGAGAAGCGAGACCAGTGAAGCAGAAGCTTATGAAGCAAGCGCCAGAGCCGCATTACGACCGAGGCTATGAACTATGGATCAAGTTGACGGTTATTAGGGGAAAGCGGACCGACTCCAATGTCACCAGAAAAGGAACGCATCTGGAAAGCTCCAAAGATTAGCTTTGAAGATCGTCTTGGTGCCATGGAGTTGCAAATCCTGCCTGAGCACCGATCATACTACGTCGACGTGGCCACTGCGCACCATTAACACGACTGCCTCGGACTCAGATGAACTCAGACAATCTGCAAGGACTCGAACACCAACTCGGTCTCCTTAATGGCATCTCCTCCCATTAGACCATGCACATATGCCTCGCCAATAATCGTGAATGTCGCTTCAGCGCCAGCGACTGGTCTGATCAAGAACGGCACATCAGCGCCTGCGATCAAGTAGACTAAATCGCCGGCTTGGGCACCCTCTGAGCTAATGCCCAAGAACCCGTTCGTGGAAGTGAAGATCCGTCGTCCTTCGTAGACTATCTTGAACAAATCTCCGAAGACGCTGATCGGTTCGTAAATGTCGTCGCTTCGACCGACTGCGCCAAACACTTCATTCCACACATTCGCGTCTTTTGCGTTATCGGCGCCCCAGATGCTCTGGGAAAGGGAGGATATGATGCGCTTCAATGACATATACTGGACATCTTCAACTTCGAGCAATACGTCGTTCGCGTCATTGACGTCGAGGAAATGCGTGACTCGTTCTTCCATGTGTGGCAAGTCTTGGATCTGCGACACTATCCAGGGCTTTTGGGCTGAACTGGAGCTATCTCGCTTCCACGCCAGGTAAGATTTCATCATGAGATATATA
Encoded proteins:
- a CDS encoding uncharacterized protein (antiSMASH:Cluster_2~BUSCO:EOG09261CQG), coding for MADSAKKTIYIDEEIGEDAAQTEGTEAKPYKSLQYAYVQHTDSAEYLVKKAEKDEVASYKPAAKAAMKKAVNYAETQKKKAAKEQELAIREKKLEEERQKVLEESKKIVITEDKNLPKATKIHLGETRPEVVKLGSGERPKEVDYRAPNRGTRVRVMGRVHRVRDQKQVLFITLRDGHGYLQCVLTGDLVKTYDALTLTRESSVEITGEMWEVPPGAHAPDNRELHADYWRVIGKAPGGEDAITNVVQAKGDPQTLLDRRHLVLRGEQSSAVMFIRDAVEHAFNLKYHELGYVKVSPPALVQTQVEGGSTLFGFDYYQEKAYLTQSSQLYLETAIPFAGNVYCIEKSFRAEKSLTRRHLSEYTHVEAELDFITFDDLLEHLEDVICGVIDIVLDNPRYAKMIKELNPEFTKPERPFKRMKYSDAIQWLIEHEIPNEDGEPHKFGDDIAEAAERRMTDIINKPIFLTHFPVEIKAFYMQKDPEDKRVTESVDCLMPGVGEIVGGSMRMWDYDELMDAYKREGISPDAYYWYTDQRRYGTSPHGGYGLGLERFLAWLCKQHTVRDTCLYPRYMGRCKP
- a CDS encoding uncharacterized protein (antiSMASH:Cluster_2~SMCOG1175:pyridine nucleotide-disulfide oxidoreductase), coding for MFKAVLPRAPMRAALRTATQSSALRVSPQSTSLLQSQLLQRRGYATPAEEKDLVIIGGGVAGYVAAIKAGQEGLKVACIEKRGALGGTCLNVGCIPSKSLLNNSHLYHQILHDTKNRGIEVGDVKLNLAQMMKAKETSVSGLTKGIEYLFKKNGVEYIKGTGAFADEHTVAVNLVDGGETSVRAKNIIIATGSESTPFPGLTIDEKRVITSTGAIALQEVPKKMVVIGGGIIGLEMASVWSRLGSEVTVVEFLGQIGGPGMDTEISKNIQKTLAKQGLKFKLNTKVVEGDDSSDIIKIKTEAAKGGKEETLDADVVLVAIGRRPYTSGLNLESIGLETDNRGRLVIDSEYRTKIPHIRVIGDCTFGPMLAHKAEEEAVAAIEFITKNYGHVNYNAIPSVMYTHPEVAWVGQNEAELKEAKVNYKVGTFPFSANSRAKTNLDTDGLVKFLADAETDRILGIHIVGPNAGEMIAEGTLALEYGASSEDVARTCHAHPTLAEAFKEAAMATHGKAVHY
- a CDS encoding uncharacterized protein (antiSMASH:Cluster_2), whose protein sequence is MTRHRLIVGVDYGTTYSGKCTALRGVSFVTTDKASLEDIHVIRTWPGKDGEWKTPTRIAYASENRKAALNHNLWGYQVEPGMISCSWTKLLLDSETKSSQYDDPSIRAAIDEGRLRLPDNRDAQGVAADFLKGLYAHMENKLIREFGKGIFDSTPMDCWLTVPAVWSDQAQNATKAAAKEAGFGSRPGDSISLIPEPEAAAVAVLKNIVRPDALNKPQIGETILICDCGGGTVDITSYTIDQVEPTPMFSEVCVGIGGKCGATSIDRSLQRLMSNRFGDAWDSIGVHRKGPGSNFMNKWEIVKRQFGDVGDDRTHTLGPLNLKGVAESKWYDEEEGMVRLTKDDLRTVFEPTVGEVIKLVEAQKRDIEKNGNKLDRVVLVGGFGDSNYLFSRLKSWCEGFKIRAFCPEHPQAAIVRGAALRGLVGIAPRKRRCRRHYGFLISRPFQAGIDPAEDAFIDPYDGIKMCKNQMLWLAAKGDVITESTSRSHFVNLANRVKETNMTADWQLYSCSKDTAPHRFDYSVLESVGNIHIDFSSINVFKLPTKREFGFFGSRYYNLAFEIQVDFGAKSGSLEVRALCDGIVTGHAEIVYD